Proteins from a genomic interval of Kitasatospora kifunensis:
- a CDS encoding GMC family oxidoreductase — protein sequence MSELEGGRRWDVIVVGAGFAGSLVAQKLGEQGWRVLVLEAGHGAPDAGSGHQDAVEAYRSAMAKVPNAPYRTSAVAPSADILDLSGSPEGGYRADGYFVQRGPLPYASGYLRANGGTGLTWTGLTPRMHPEDFRAGDFGQGRNWPIGYDELEPYYRAAEREIGVAADAEEQREGVGLPLPDGYEFPMRAIPRSYLDQVMADALDGKCVQDPTEETPTPLRVVGTPHARNGRPNPGAVDGAMEGAVGSGKLCAGYASCVPICPSQAKYTPLRTQARWGGSVTLVTRAVVSRVRIGGNGRVTGVDYRTYEGDDQPTAVAARTAEADLVVLAAHAIENAKLLLASGAANSSDQVGRNLMDHPVLLTWGLMPQQVGAYRGPGSTSGLEGFRFGAARARRAPFRVEIGNWGWTWALGPPDGRVAELLRSGGPQGRGLFGPQLRRTLGDRIGREFAFQFEMEQDADPANRVTIDDRHRDALGNPRPVLHYDLSEYVKRGIAAAKTVSDQLFALLGAEDHTRFEPGPAWPGYFEYQGRPYAYRAAGHGAGTHIMGDSPATSVVDQWQRCWDHPNLYAVGCGSMPTVATSNPSLTMAALALRSAERMHRDLLARQGVDHL from the coding sequence GTGAGCGAGCTGGAGGGCGGCCGCCGGTGGGACGTGATCGTGGTCGGTGCCGGGTTCGCTGGATCGTTGGTCGCCCAGAAGCTCGGTGAACAGGGCTGGCGGGTCCTGGTGTTGGAGGCCGGCCATGGCGCGCCGGACGCCGGGTCGGGGCACCAGGATGCCGTGGAGGCCTACCGGTCGGCGATGGCGAAGGTGCCCAACGCGCCGTACCGGACGAGTGCCGTGGCGCCGTCGGCGGACATCCTGGACCTCTCCGGCAGTCCCGAGGGCGGCTACCGCGCGGATGGGTACTTCGTGCAGCGCGGTCCACTGCCGTACGCCAGTGGGTACTTGCGCGCCAACGGCGGTACCGGGCTGACCTGGACGGGGCTGACACCGCGCATGCACCCGGAGGACTTCCGGGCCGGTGACTTCGGCCAGGGGCGCAACTGGCCCATCGGATATGACGAGTTGGAGCCGTACTACCGAGCCGCCGAACGCGAGATCGGGGTGGCCGCCGATGCCGAGGAGCAGCGTGAGGGGGTCGGCCTGCCGCTCCCGGACGGCTACGAGTTCCCGATGCGAGCGATCCCGCGCAGCTACCTGGACCAGGTGATGGCCGACGCGCTGGACGGCAAGTGCGTGCAGGACCCGACCGAGGAGACCCCGACCCCGCTGCGGGTGGTCGGCACGCCGCACGCCCGTAACGGCCGACCCAACCCGGGTGCGGTGGACGGTGCCATGGAAGGCGCCGTAGGCAGCGGCAAACTCTGTGCCGGATACGCCAGTTGTGTGCCGATCTGCCCCTCGCAGGCCAAGTACACCCCGCTCAGGACCCAGGCCCGATGGGGCGGTTCGGTCACCTTGGTCACCCGGGCCGTGGTCTCCCGGGTCCGGATCGGCGGCAACGGCCGGGTCACCGGCGTGGATTACCGGACCTACGAAGGCGACGACCAGCCCACCGCCGTCGCCGCACGGACCGCCGAGGCCGACCTCGTGGTGCTGGCCGCGCACGCGATCGAGAACGCCAAACTGCTGCTCGCCTCCGGGGCGGCCAACAGCAGCGACCAGGTCGGGCGCAATCTGATGGACCACCCGGTGCTGCTCACCTGGGGATTGATGCCCCAGCAGGTCGGTGCCTACCGGGGCCCCGGCTCGACCTCCGGCCTGGAGGGCTTCCGGTTCGGCGCGGCCCGCGCCCGCCGCGCGCCCTTCCGGGTCGAGATCGGCAACTGGGGCTGGACCTGGGCATTGGGTCCGCCGGACGGGCGGGTGGCCGAACTCCTGCGCAGCGGCGGCCCGCAGGGCCGGGGTCTGTTCGGCCCGCAGCTGCGGCGCACGCTCGGTGACCGGATCGGGCGCGAGTTCGCGTTCCAGTTCGAGATGGAGCAGGACGCCGATCCCGCGAACCGGGTCACCATCGACGATCGTCACCGGGACGCGCTGGGCAACCCGCGTCCGGTGCTCCACTACGACCTCTCGGAGTACGTCAAGCGCGGCATCGCCGCCGCGAAGACCGTCTCGGACCAGCTCTTCGCGCTGCTCGGCGCCGAGGACCACACCCGCTTCGAACCGGGGCCCGCCTGGCCGGGCTACTTCGAGTACCAGGGTCGCCCGTACGCCTACCGGGCCGCCGGGCACGGCGCCGGCACCCACATCATGGGCGACTCGCCCGCCACCTCCGTGGTCGACCAGTGGCAGCGCTGCTGGGATCACCCGAACCTCTATGCCGTCGGGTGCGGCAGCATGCCCACCGTCGCCACCTCCAACCCCTCGCTCACCATGGCCGCGCTGGCCCTGCGCAGTGCCGAGCGGATGCACCGCGACCTGCTCGCCCGTCAAGGAGTCGACCACCTGTGA